Proteins from a genomic interval of Asticcacaulis sp. AND118:
- a CDS encoding MFS transporter translates to MAEAAQVRKPSWINYWGWGSGDMLGAGAQAVITGWLFYFFTTFCSLTAVEAGLILGLPRLLEAITCPLIGYISDNLRHTWVGRKIGRRKIFLLITIPLLPSFALIFVTGQTFWYYLAVFIFFELLYTMFLIPWETLAAEMTKDYKEKAKFAGARMIIAQSSAIAASALPAILINLLGGKDSPHTFFIMAAIFGVLFSLVVILVVIFSWERPYTEDEKLIQPQPFNAAAALMIPVNMFRDLFSTLKLRAFRQHLSIYLGGYLSQDIFNTAFPIFVATVLAAGTVFTKNETTTLISGMMTLMYIAQLVSVIVAIQVVIKTGPTLAYRIAISFVIAALILFLAFYFTAPAGFASGLNGINGDLFAAFSQSSLGLIFWLFVPIILAGLGRGTLNFVPWSVYNYLPDIDEAVTGQRREGIFAGVMTLVRKVAQSGAIVVTGWVINQGGYVPQPKDQADLIQQTPEAIHTIVMLLVGGPILVMVLGMIISWRFGLNVKSHGVLVHEVERLRAGETQPESEESRKVVEDLTGFSFENLWGRYKR, encoded by the coding sequence ATGGCCGAAGCGGCTCAGGTGCGTAAACCAAGCTGGATCAACTACTGGGGGTGGGGTTCGGGCGACATGCTCGGCGCCGGGGCTCAGGCGGTGATCACCGGCTGGCTGTTCTATTTCTTCACCACCTTCTGCAGCCTGACGGCGGTGGAAGCGGGTCTGATCCTCGGCCTGCCGCGTCTGCTGGAGGCCATTACCTGCCCGTTGATCGGCTATATTTCTGACAATCTGCGCCATACCTGGGTGGGGCGTAAGATCGGCCGTCGCAAGATATTCCTGCTGATCACCATACCGCTGCTTCCGTCCTTCGCGCTGATCTTTGTAACGGGCCAGACCTTCTGGTACTATCTGGCGGTCTTCATCTTCTTCGAGCTTCTCTACACTATGTTCCTGATCCCGTGGGAAACTCTCGCGGCGGAAATGACCAAGGATTACAAGGAGAAAGCCAAGTTTGCCGGCGCGCGCATGATCATCGCGCAATCATCGGCCATCGCGGCCTCAGCGCTTCCGGCTATTCTGATCAACCTGCTGGGTGGGAAGGATTCGCCGCACACCTTTTTCATCATGGCGGCTATCTTCGGCGTGCTGTTCTCGCTGGTGGTTATTCTGGTGGTCATTTTCTCGTGGGAGCGTCCGTATACGGAAGACGAAAAGCTGATCCAGCCGCAGCCCTTCAATGCCGCCGCCGCGCTGATGATTCCGGTCAACATGTTCCGTGACCTGTTCTCTACGCTCAAGCTGCGCGCCTTTCGTCAGCACCTGTCGATCTATCTGGGGGGCTACCTGTCGCAGGACATCTTCAATACGGCTTTTCCGATCTTCGTTGCCACGGTTCTGGCGGCGGGCACCGTCTTCACCAAGAATGAAACGACGACCCTGATATCGGGCATGATGACGCTGATGTACATTGCCCAACTCGTTTCTGTGATCGTAGCTATTCAGGTGGTGATCAAGACCGGTCCGACTCTGGCTTATCGCATCGCCATCAGTTTCGTCATCGCTGCGCTGATCCTGTTTCTGGCTTTCTACTTCACCGCCCCCGCCGGGTTTGCCTCTGGCCTGAACGGCATCAATGGCGATCTGTTTGCCGCCTTCAGTCAGTCTAGTCTCGGCCTGATTTTCTGGCTGTTTGTGCCGATCATTCTCGCCGGTCTCGGTCGCGGGACGCTGAACTTCGTGCCGTGGTCGGTCTATAACTATCTGCCTGACATCGACGAAGCCGTTACCGGTCAGCGTCGCGAAGGCATCTTCGCCGGGGTCATGACGCTGGTGCGCAAGGTGGCGCAATCGGGCGCCATCGTCGTCACCGGTTGGGTCATCAACCAGGGCGGTTACGTGCCGCAGCCCAAGGATCAGGCCGATCTGATCCAGCAGACGCCGGAAGCCATCCATACGATCGTTATGCTGCTGGTCGGCGGCCCGATCCTCGTCATGGTGCTGGGCATGATTATCTCGTGGCGCTTCGGTCTGAACGTCAAATCGCACGGCGTTCTGGTGCACGAGGTCGAGCGTCTGCGTGCCGGCGAAACTCAGCCGGAATCCGAAGAGAGCCGCAAGGTGGTCGAAGACCTCACCGGCTTCAGCTTCGAAAACCTGTGGGGCCGCTACAAGCGCTGA
- a CDS encoding glycoside hydrolase family 105 protein, which produces MTAQFFKKPVNTQNQILKPTDPFNIHPLLQHQSAALDADRDDYRHAIDLLIDNLINIEDTSGEFLLRLTDGRVIDTKAWHGFEWTQGVGLYGMYKVWEMTGDKKAWDIMINWFEDRFKEGSPSRNINTVAPFLTLAYLFERTGDRRYLPYLDVWAEWVYNELPRTEEGGFQHIVYNSVNNQQLWDDTLMMSVVPLAKIGLLLNRPHYVEEAKRQFLIHIKYLTDRKTGLWFHGWTFDGRHNFANALWGRGNSWVTIVIPEFIELLNLPKDDAFRMFLVETLEAQVKALAKVQAPSGLWRTILDDETSYEEAAASAGFAYGILKAVRKGYISKEYEAVGIKGAKAVRAHINGAGELTQVSFGTPVFNSIQEYKDIPLTSMPFGQAMALLTMGEFLYRFI; this is translated from the coding sequence ATGACCGCACAGTTCTTCAAGAAACCCGTCAATACGCAGAACCAGATTCTGAAGCCGACGGACCCGTTCAACATCCACCCGCTGCTGCAGCATCAGTCGGCGGCGCTGGATGCCGACCGCGATGATTATCGTCACGCCATCGACCTGCTGATCGACAATCTGATCAATATCGAGGACACGTCGGGGGAGTTTCTGCTGCGTCTGACGGACGGTCGTGTAATCGATACCAAGGCCTGGCACGGCTTTGAATGGACGCAGGGCGTCGGCCTGTACGGCATGTACAAGGTCTGGGAGATGACCGGCGATAAAAAAGCCTGGGACATCATGATCAACTGGTTCGAGGACCGGTTCAAGGAAGGCTCGCCGTCGCGTAATATCAATACGGTCGCGCCGTTCCTGACGCTGGCCTATTTGTTCGAGCGCACGGGCGACCGCCGCTATCTGCCGTATCTGGATGTGTGGGCCGAGTGGGTCTACAACGAACTTCCGCGTACGGAAGAAGGCGGCTTCCAGCACATCGTCTATAACAGCGTCAACAACCAGCAGCTCTGGGACGATACGCTGATGATGTCGGTGGTGCCGCTGGCCAAGATCGGCCTGTTGCTCAACCGCCCGCACTATGTCGAAGAAGCCAAGCGCCAGTTCCTTATCCACATCAAGTACCTGACCGACCGCAAAACCGGCCTGTGGTTCCACGGCTGGACCTTCGACGGCCGTCACAACTTCGCCAACGCCCTGTGGGGCCGCGGCAATTCGTGGGTGACGATCGTTATTCCGGAATTCATCGAACTGCTGAACCTGCCCAAGGACGACGCCTTCCGCATGTTCCTCGTCGAGACGCTGGAAGCGCAGGTCAAAGCCCTTGCGAAAGTTCAGGCTCCGTCGGGCCTGTGGCGCACCATCCTCGACGACGAGACGTCTTATGAAGAAGCCGCCGCTTCGGCCGGTTTCGCCTACGGCATCCTCAAGGCCGTGCGCAAGGGCTACATCTCGAAGGAATACGAGGCCGTGGGCATTAAGGGCGCCAAGGCCGTCCGCGCGCACATCAACGGCGCGGGCGAACTGACCCAGGTGTCGTTCGGTACGCCGGTGTTCAATTCCATTCAGGAATACAAGGACATTCCGCTGACCTCGATGCCGTTCGGTCAGGCCATGGCGCTGCTGACCATGGGCGAGTTTCTGTACCGGTTTATTTAA
- a CDS encoding beta-galactosidase — protein sequence MAALSRVSQIGLIAAAGAALAFGSFAQELGIPQGSDAQRQAQTADATKSQNVFLMSAFMATSQNTLSLFTSADGVTFKTLGSEVYTPEKGLLRDPSIIRHTDGYYYVVYTTNWDGANFGITRSKDLKTWEFVREVRIDLPGVTNTWAPEWFRDKDGSLKVIVSLSKGGTKGPFGAYILEPNADFTQWSAPKPMQGLQGNYIDTFVVSTDKGYTAFIKNETTKYIELATAKSLYGPWKIEKKGDWAGWGDWREGQALVKLPDGGWRIYFDDYITKRYWYSDSHDNFRTWTEKKEIGGVSGVVRHFTVLSEDPNTFAEATRPKNPPKKITWDEHSLMIDGKRIMVWSGEVHPFRLPNPSLWRDVLQKMKASGFNGVAFYFDWGYHSPAQGVYDFTGVRNIERAIEIAEEEGMYIIARTGPYVNAELTGGGFPGWMLRQRAEARTDDPLFLAATDEWMTQINAIIARHQVTNGTGNIIAYQLENELGKVEPKHVRQMEHLAKKARADGITVPFFHNAAGRLPDWTPKDSTAPWANPGPTDIYAFDGYPGGTCNVHADPSGPNKAPDWGIYGTTPPKIGSLSSPKTPGFAAELGGGWFDYWGSNGTYECTAQRQGKGYQRVFYGTNLINRITIHNVYMTFGGTSWGWLSGPVVYTSYDYGAAISEDRGLREKAYAVKQQGMFVQAAEAVLAEMDKGPVLKTSNDRIKVYHNINPTLKTHILFAVHNPSDAITDDSATFEVTTKDGAYKIPVRVNGQDAKMLVASYQMDRQHLVYSNSEIQTHFQNGDQDIALLHGRVGETGETVLRFANAPKVEVLSGQATSKYDARTGDLKISYTHSGLIRLRITDGGRAPLLLLIADEPTSYNFWRQDTAEGPVLQMSAALVREAKIVSGKLDLLGDTMTESALTVWGPKSVNAVTFNGEAIAMTAQPDGSLFSTQPLPRPEKVTLPDLGAIQWTRRSDSPEAQPGFDDSRWIKADNRPTAAQTWTTTERGQPTLSMSDYGFHHGDVWYRGHVEITDQNADQLELFYGAGGAGMIQVWVDGKYVGQHEHDTGRQFPETTDSYKVKIDKLTPGKHVISVMVRNNSHNWDLMADDAHREARGLIAASLTTRAGRRFAVPIDWRIQGNKGGEQIADLVRGPMNNGGLYGEREGWYLPGKQEGWEAASPTAAPPAAGTYWLRTQFKLDLPKGHDVQLGLSFGDATKPRSDRENRALIFVNGWNMGQFIAHIGPQRTFVIPPGILNPNGENTIALAVTTDGKPENALEAVQLVNLRTARGGVPLEIMPAPNKLQR from the coding sequence CGCTGAGCCTGTTCACCTCGGCCGATGGCGTCACCTTCAAGACGCTCGGTTCCGAAGTCTATACGCCCGAAAAAGGCCTGCTGCGCGACCCGTCGATCATCCGCCACACCGACGGCTATTATTACGTCGTCTACACGACCAACTGGGACGGCGCGAACTTTGGCATCACCCGCTCGAAGGACCTGAAGACCTGGGAGTTCGTGCGCGAGGTCAGGATCGACCTGCCGGGCGTGACCAATACCTGGGCCCCGGAGTGGTTCCGCGACAAGGACGGCTCGCTGAAGGTGATCGTCTCGCTGTCGAAGGGCGGCACCAAGGGCCCGTTCGGCGCGTATATCCTTGAGCCGAACGCCGATTTCACTCAGTGGTCCGCGCCCAAGCCGATGCAGGGTCTGCAGGGCAACTATATCGACACCTTTGTCGTCTCGACCGATAAGGGCTACACCGCCTTCATCAAGAACGAGACGACCAAATATATCGAACTGGCCACCGCCAAATCGCTCTACGGTCCGTGGAAGATCGAGAAGAAGGGCGACTGGGCCGGCTGGGGCGACTGGCGCGAAGGTCAGGCGCTTGTCAAACTCCCCGACGGCGGCTGGCGCATCTATTTCGACGACTATATCACCAAGCGCTACTGGTATTCCGACAGCCACGACAACTTCAGGACCTGGACGGAAAAGAAGGAAATCGGCGGCGTGTCGGGCGTGGTGCGTCACTTCACCGTCCTGTCGGAAGACCCCAACACCTTTGCCGAGGCCACCAGGCCGAAGAACCCGCCGAAAAAGATCACCTGGGACGAACACTCTCTGATGATCGACGGCAAGCGCATCATGGTGTGGTCGGGCGAAGTCCACCCCTTCCGCCTGCCGAACCCGTCCCTGTGGCGCGACGTGCTGCAGAAGATGAAGGCGTCGGGCTTCAACGGCGTGGCCTTCTATTTCGACTGGGGCTATCATTCGCCGGCGCAGGGCGTCTATGATTTCACCGGCGTGCGCAATATCGAGCGGGCCATCGAGATCGCCGAAGAGGAGGGCATGTATATCATTGCCCGCACCGGCCCCTATGTGAACGCCGAACTGACCGGCGGCGGTTTCCCCGGCTGGATGCTGCGTCAGCGCGCCGAAGCCCGCACCGACGATCCGCTGTTCCTGGCCGCCACCGACGAGTGGATGACCCAGATCAACGCTATCATCGCGCGCCATCAGGTCACCAACGGCACCGGCAACATCATCGCCTATCAGCTCGAAAACGAGCTGGGCAAGGTCGAGCCCAAGCACGTGCGTCAGATGGAGCATCTGGCCAAAAAGGCGCGCGCGGACGGCATCACCGTGCCCTTCTTCCACAACGCCGCCGGCCGTCTGCCTGATTGGACGCCAAAGGATTCGACCGCCCCTTGGGCCAATCCGGGGCCCACGGACATATACGCCTTCGACGGTTATCCGGGCGGCACCTGCAACGTCCACGCCGATCCGTCGGGCCCGAACAAAGCGCCTGACTGGGGCATTTACGGTACGACGCCCCCCAAGATCGGCTCGCTGTCTTCGCCCAAAACGCCCGGTTTCGCGGCGGAACTGGGCGGCGGCTGGTTCGACTACTGGGGCTCGAACGGCACCTATGAGTGCACGGCGCAGCGTCAGGGCAAGGGCTATCAGCGCGTCTTCTACGGCACCAACCTGATCAACCGCATCACTATCCACAACGTCTATATGACGTTCGGCGGCACGTCGTGGGGCTGGCTGTCCGGGCCCGTGGTGTACACCTCCTACGACTACGGCGCGGCGATTTCCGAAGACCGCGGCCTGCGTGAAAAGGCCTATGCCGTCAAGCAGCAGGGCATGTTCGTTCAGGCGGCGGAAGCCGTCCTGGCCGAGATGGACAAGGGGCCGGTGCTCAAGACCTCGAACGACAGGATCAAGGTCTATCACAACATCAATCCGACGCTGAAGACGCACATCCTGTTCGCGGTTCATAACCCGTCGGACGCCATTACCGACGACAGCGCCACCTTTGAGGTGACGACCAAGGACGGCGCCTATAAGATCCCGGTGCGCGTCAACGGTCAGGACGCCAAGATGCTGGTTGCCTCCTATCAAATGGACCGTCAGCACCTCGTCTATTCCAATTCGGAAATCCAGACCCACTTCCAGAACGGCGATCAGGACATTGCCTTGCTGCATGGCCGCGTCGGCGAAACCGGCGAGACCGTCCTGCGCTTCGCCAATGCGCCGAAGGTCGAGGTCCTTTCGGGTCAGGCGACGTCGAAATACGACGCCAGGACCGGCGACCTCAAGATCAGCTACACCCACAGCGGCCTGATCCGTCTGCGCATCACCGACGGCGGACGCGCGCCGTTGTTGCTGCTGATCGCCGACGAACCGACCAGCTATAATTTCTGGCGTCAGGACACGGCCGAAGGCCCGGTGCTGCAAATGAGCGCGGCTCTGGTGCGTGAAGCGAAGATCGTCAGCGGCAAGCTGGACCTGCTTGGCGATACCATGACGGAATCGGCCCTGACCGTCTGGGGCCCGAAGTCGGTGAATGCCGTTACCTTCAACGGTGAAGCCATCGCCATGACGGCGCAGCCCGACGGCAGCCTGTTCAGCACCCAGCCGCTGCCGCGTCCGGAAAAGGTCACCCTGCCGGACCTCGGCGCGATCCAGTGGACCCGCCGCAGCGACTCGCCCGAAGCGCAACCGGGCTTCGACGATTCCAGGTGGATCAAGGCCGACAACCGCCCGACCGCCGCCCAGACCTGGACGACGACCGAGCGCGGCCAGCCTACGCTGAGCATGAGCGACTACGGCTTCCACCACGGCGACGTCTGGTATCGCGGCCATGTCGAGATCACCGACCAGAACGCCGATCAGCTTGAACTGTTCTATGGCGCCGGTGGTGCGGGCATGATTCAGGTGTGGGTCGACGGCAAATATGTCGGCCAGCACGAGCACGATACGGGCCGCCAGTTCCCGGAAACCACCGACAGCTATAAGGTGAAGATCGACAAGCTGACGCCGGGCAAGCACGTCATCTCGGTCATGGTGCGCAACAATTCGCACAACTGGGACCTGATGGCCGACGACGCCCACCGTGAAGCGCGCGGCCTGATCGCCGCCTCGCTGACCACGCGCGCCGGCCGCCGCTTCGCCGTGCCGATCGACTGGCGCATTCAGGGCAACAAGGGCGGCGAACAGATCGCCGACCTCGTCCGCGGTCCGATGAACAATGGCGGCCTCTACGGCGAACGCGAAGGCTGGTATCTGCCCGGCAAGCAGGAGGGCTGGGAAGCCGCGAGTCCGACCGCCGCGCCGCCCGCCGCCGGCACCTACTGGCTGCGCACCCAGTTCAAGCTCGACCTGCCAAAGGGCCACGATGTGCAACTGGGCCTGAGCTTCGGCGATGCGACCAAGCCGCGTTCGGATCGCGAAAACCGCGCCCTGATCTTCGTCAACGGCTGGAATATGGGGCAGTTTATCGCCCATATCGGCCCGCAGCGTACCTTCGTCATCCCGCCGGGTATCCTCAACCCCAACGGGGAAAACACCATCGCGCTGGCCGTCACCACTGACGGAAAGCCGGAAAATGCCCTAGAAGCCGTACAACTCGTCAACCTGCGCACCGCGCGGGGCGGCGTCCCGCTGGAAATCATGCCGGCACCGAACAAGCTGCAAAGATAA